Proteins encoded within one genomic window of Saccharopolyspora pogona:
- a CDS encoding methylated-DNA--[protein]-cysteine S-methyltransferase, with protein MHAVNTVIDSPVGPLTLVAVDGALTGLYMERQRHRPPEENFGEPDTTPFGPVIEQLEEYFSGQRNEFDLPMTLVGTPFQRTVWSELCEIPYGETISYGEMAERIGKPSASRAVGLANGKNPIGIIVPCHRVVGSTGNLTGYGGGLDRKQHLLDFERRNTAGTQAALDF; from the coding sequence GTGCACGCGGTGAACACCGTCATCGACAGCCCCGTTGGCCCGCTGACGCTCGTCGCCGTCGACGGCGCCCTGACCGGTCTCTACATGGAGCGCCAGCGGCACCGCCCGCCGGAGGAGAACTTCGGCGAGCCGGACACCACGCCCTTCGGGCCGGTGATCGAGCAGTTGGAGGAGTACTTCTCGGGGCAGCGCAACGAGTTCGACCTGCCCATGACGCTGGTCGGCACCCCGTTCCAGCGCACGGTCTGGTCGGAGTTGTGTGAAATCCCCTACGGTGAAACGATTTCCTACGGCGAGATGGCCGAGCGGATCGGAAAGCCCAGTGCCTCGCGGGCCGTCGGGCTCGCCAACGGCAAGAACCCGATCGGCATCATCGTGCCCTGCCACCGCGTCGTCGGATCCACCGGCAACCTCACCGGTTACGGCGGCGGGCTGGACCGGAAGCAGCACCTGCTGGACTTCGAGCGGCGCAACACTGCGGGCACGCAAGCAGCGCTCGACTTCTAG